A genomic region of Candidatus Cloacimonadota bacterium contains the following coding sequences:
- a CDS encoding sigma-54-dependent Fis family transcriptional regulator: protein MKILVIEDDRSQREILTDFLTTKDHQVTAALSGEDGVEAFYHNPVDVVITDYRMPGISGKEVLQKILEINPLTAVIVITAYSSVENAVELLKIGAFDYIEKPINLELLLNKIENAQNYIQVEKESKTVHDVIEDRDFPITFIAESKKMSEILSVVKRVAHVDASVLITGESGTGKEVIADIIHYLSSRRHRKMVKVNCSAIPDTLLESELFGHVRGAFTDAIRDRKGRFEEADGGTLFLDEIGDIAPMIQVKLLRALQTMEFEPVGSSITKKVNVRIIAATNKNIKTEVQIGNFREDLFYRLNVILIHLPPLRERKQDITKLVNHFLEEFSREEELSISHEALMMLINYQWEGNIRQLKNVIQRTVTLSRSNVIRIEDLPDEIKNFTISKDQSNGRTIAQVEKEHIKSVLEDCDHNQIKAAEILGVHRNTLSRKIKEYHIRLKK from the coding sequence GTGAAAATATTAGTTATTGAGGATGATAGATCGCAGAGAGAGATCTTAACTGATTTTTTAACAACCAAAGATCATCAGGTTACTGCCGCCCTTTCTGGTGAAGATGGAGTTGAAGCGTTCTATCATAATCCGGTTGATGTCGTCATAACTGATTACCGAATGCCGGGCATAAGCGGGAAAGAGGTTCTTCAAAAAATACTTGAGATAAATCCCCTGACTGCAGTTATAGTCATCACTGCTTACAGTTCGGTTGAGAACGCAGTAGAGTTACTCAAAATTGGCGCTTTCGACTACATAGAAAAACCGATCAATCTCGAGCTTTTGCTCAATAAAATTGAAAATGCACAGAATTATATACAGGTTGAGAAAGAAAGCAAAACTGTTCATGATGTGATCGAAGATAGAGATTTCCCGATTACTTTTATTGCTGAAAGCAAAAAGATGAGTGAGATCCTCAGTGTGGTTAAAAGGGTAGCACATGTCGATGCTTCTGTTCTTATTACAGGTGAGAGCGGAACGGGAAAAGAGGTTATCGCCGATATCATTCATTATCTAAGTTCGCGCAGACATCGTAAAATGGTAAAGGTGAACTGTTCGGCTATACCGGACACTCTTCTTGAGAGCGAACTTTTCGGGCACGTAAGAGGTGCATTTACCGATGCGATCAGAGACAGAAAAGGCAGATTTGAAGAAGCAGATGGGGGTACCCTCTTTCTGGATGAGATCGGTGACATTGCTCCAATGATACAGGTAAAACTGCTCCGTGCACTGCAGACAATGGAGTTTGAACCTGTAGGAAGTTCAATCACCAAGAAGGTGAATGTACGTATTATTGCTGCGACGAATAAAAACATAAAAACAGAGGTTCAGATCGGGAATTTCCGAGAAGATCTCTTTTATCGGCTTAATGTCATTCTTATTCATTTGCCACCACTCCGAGAACGAAAACAGGATATCACAAAATTAGTTAATCATTTTCTGGAAGAATTTTCTAGAGAAGAAGAGCTTTCCATATCACATGAAGCGCTGATGATGCTTATCAACTATCAATGGGAAGGGAATATCAGGCAATTGAAAAATGTAATCCAGAGAACGGTCACACTTTCAAGAAGCAATGTTATACGCATTGAAGATCTGCCGGATGAGATAAAGAATTTCACTATTTCCAAAGACCAGTCAAATGGAAGAACAATTGCACAAGTCGAGAAAGAGCATATAAAAAGTGTATTAGAAGATTGTGATCATAATCAGATAAAAGCTGCTGAGATACTTGGGGTTCACAGGAATACCCTTTCTCGTAAGATCAAAGAATATCACATTCGGTTAAAGAAATAG
- a CDS encoding 4Fe-4S binding protein encodes MGRFHIRRFIQYSFLGISAALFILLTEGALPIAHEFCPYSSVCFGVWKIGSKFAPFLFPAAIIIGGLIAISSMFLGRWFCGYVCPFGTIQELIYSARGPKTRFRQLIAYKTHKYLNILKYIILLFTAVTSYLSVQYLYMKFCPVMAIAHIQRITFAGIGVLIIIVAGGFFVERFWCRYLCPYAALMNIFQKLADLLKIRRYKIYRNIKTSLNCFNCVNYCPMNIDIGYLEKISDFNCIKCMRCVRQCSKSDKEKSNCIYRD; translated from the coding sequence ATGGGTCGATTTCATATTAGAAGGTTCATTCAATATAGTTTTCTTGGCATTTCTGCAGCCCTCTTTATACTCCTGACAGAAGGTGCTTTACCAATAGCCCATGAATTCTGCCCCTATTCTTCTGTTTGTTTCGGTGTCTGGAAAATCGGTTCGAAATTTGCTCCCTTCCTTTTTCCTGCTGCGATTATCATTGGTGGACTGATAGCAATAAGTTCGATGTTTTTGGGACGCTGGTTCTGTGGGTACGTATGTCCATTTGGAACCATCCAGGAGTTGATCTATTCCGCCCGTGGACCAAAGACACGTTTTCGTCAGCTTATAGCTTATAAAACACATAAATATCTGAATATACTGAAGTATATAATTTTGTTGTTTACAGCAGTTACTTCTTATTTAAGCGTGCAATATCTATATATGAAATTCTGTCCGGTTATGGCAATTGCTCATATTCAGCGTATTACTTTTGCAGGGATTGGTGTGCTCATTATCATTGTCGCAGGTGGTTTTTTTGTTGAGAGATTTTGGTGCAGATACCTCTGCCCTTATGCTGCATTAATGAATATTTTTCAGAAGCTTGCTGATCTTCTCAAGATCCGGAGATATAAAATTTATCGTAATATTAAAACCAGTTTAAATTGTTTTAATTGTGTCAACTACTGTCCGATGAATATTGACATAGGATATCTGGAAAAGATTTCAGATTTCAATTGCATCAAATGTATGCGATGTGTTCGCCAATGTTCGAAGTCTGATAAAGAAAAAAGCAACTGTATATACAGAGATTAA
- a CDS encoding 4Fe-4S binding protein, which translates to MKKIQSLLILILMVIPIVVIAQKTTKVYEVNDSKCIGCTICVRKVQCPTDAITMVNGKAVIDKTKCIACGVCAVQCPVKAIFETEIIDSTVPNDTKDIAIIEESTSQENILYEVIPEACIGCRICVKKCPMQAISIKKGKAIIDSTKCNNCGICEKVCPFDAIREKE; encoded by the coding sequence GTGAAAAAAATACAGAGTTTACTCATCCTAATTCTTATGGTAATACCAATAGTCGTTATTGCACAGAAAACAACGAAAGTGTATGAAGTAAATGATTCAAAATGTATCGGCTGTACGATCTGTGTGCGCAAAGTACAATGTCCAACCGATGCCATAACAATGGTGAATGGTAAAGCTGTTATAGACAAGACAAAATGTATTGCATGTGGTGTATGTGCAGTTCAATGTCCTGTAAAAGCTATTTTTGAGACTGAGATAATAGATAGTACTGTACCGAATGATACTAAAGACATTGCAATCATAGAAGAAAGTACTTCTCAAGAAAATATTTTATACGAGGTAATCCCTGAAGCATGTATCGGGTGTAGAATTTGTGTGAAGAAATGCCCGATGCAGGCAATCAGCATTAAGAAGGGTAAGGCAATTATTGATTCCACGAAATGTAATAATTGTGGAATCTGCGAGAAAGTTTGTCCTTTCGATGCGATTAGAGAAAAAGAATAG
- a CDS encoding phosphohydrolase translates to MIKKTHKQQNLEKTIISHLKGKAKEIAEHIFEDEEVQALQDYANTVSIKRLGYNDHGPVHMRKAALNALKMFDLLHKAGIKFNLENENLGTVEDSQVSVLMASLLHDVGMSSTRDHHEIIGIIIAEPIIQRILDVIYGKDIHRKCILKSMVIEGIFGHMATEKIYSLEAGLVLIGDGCDMEKGRSRITTLLSQQPRVGDIHKYSASSIQKVNILKGEKKPIKILIEMSQSAGFFQIEEVLFPKIVSSPVKPYIELYGQVKNKDMMQYL, encoded by the coding sequence ATGATAAAGAAAACTCATAAACAACAGAATCTTGAAAAGACAATTATCAGCCATCTTAAGGGAAAGGCAAAAGAAATTGCAGAACATATATTTGAAGATGAAGAAGTACAAGCTCTTCAGGATTATGCAAATACAGTTTCAATAAAACGTCTCGGATATAACGATCATGGACCGGTGCATATGCGTAAGGCAGCACTCAATGCTCTGAAGATGTTTGATTTGTTGCATAAAGCAGGCATCAAATTCAATCTGGAGAATGAAAATCTCGGAACTGTAGAGGATAGCCAGGTATCAGTTCTTATGGCATCTCTTCTGCATGATGTAGGTATGTCCTCGACACGCGATCATCATGAGATCATCGGGATCATCATTGCTGAACCAATTATTCAGAGAATTCTCGATGTCATTTACGGTAAAGACATTCACAGAAAATGCATCCTTAAATCCATGGTCATCGAAGGTATATTCGGTCATATGGCAACTGAGAAGATCTATTCGCTGGAAGCTGGTCTTGTTCTTATTGGTGACGGTTGTGATATGGAAAAGGGACGTTCCCGTATTACGACATTACTCTCTCAGCAACCAAGAGTAGGGGATATTCATAAATATTCCGCAAGCTCGATCCAAAAAGTAAATATCTTGAAAGGCGAGAAGAAGCCTATAAAAATACTTATCGAGATGTCGCAGTCTGCTGGATTTTTCCAGATTGAAGAGGTGCTTTTCCCAAAAATTGTTTCGAGCCCTGTTAAGCCTTATATTGAATTGTATGGACAGGTAAAAAACAAAGATATGATGCAGTATCTGTAA
- a CDS encoding efflux RND transporter permease subunit, translated as MKLPEFSVNRRVTVTMLTVLVVILGIVSFLMIGFEMLPDLDYPTISVVTYYPGASSQDVEEVITKLLETSIAGVKNIKNLKSESMENISLILVEFVWGTNLDFAAQDLRDAIDMNLDYLPEDANRPMVVKFNLSEMPVLYYGVTGMENTYQLKKILEDEVEPKLKHLKGVASISMMGGDEPQKQVIIDKVKLEQNGISIDDVVQIIGAQNLNMSAGYIDEGINEYMIRSLGQFTSTEEIANTPIGMSKSGKVIYVKDIARVVDGFAEVRYKVLTNGKPTVMLWISKESGANTLKVSKIINEELVKIKETLPEDIKFVEIFDQGDIVARITSKTGNTLIFGGLIAILIMFLFLRNWRPTLIISLAIPISVIVTFIPIYLAKYSLNIMTLGGLALGVGMLVDNSIVVIENIYRHLEKGKKRFEAAIIGASQVGMAITASTLTTIAVFAPMIFAGGFTGQLVRGMALTVAFSLFASLFVALTIVPMLASVIFKKRASGEEYMQATGKIFIKLRNFYVRVLNWSLHHRGKIILITLAFFVLAILLIPFVGAEFMPKSDMPMQVMTVKAPVGTSLDQTSALVHDLEAIIEEIPEVIDVMSATGAMTEGMAAADPTNPQGSNESQIFFRISYKEDRDRSSDEIKEAIRQKFPRYEDVDITFSDMSGEMMGGSGDPISIKIFGKDLNYLRKISLQIEDKISSIPGIIDVKNTYKQAKPELHIKINRDKAFRYGLTTAQIESAIRTATYGTVAGIFREAGDEIDIFVRYDKEDRNSIKNLEDITLVSPMGFSIPLKQIASWDIGEGPLTISREHQTRKVTITADLKGKDLSGTVLKIKKELTDITDDLPLGYFIEYGGAYEDMKESFLTLFLALLLAVLLVYVILASQFESFKQPFVIMFTLPLAYIGVIYILVATGTTLSAITFVGIIVLSGIVVNNGIVLIDHINQLRKEGLSPQRSILQAGSDRMRPVLITAITTIGGMLPMAISTGQGSEMRSPIAIAVIGGLITATFFTLLIIPTIYSLVERISYKKYNKDTK; from the coding sequence ATGAAATTACCAGAATTTTCCGTTAACAGACGCGTCACTGTAACGATGCTCACTGTGTTGGTTGTCATATTGGGTATTGTATCATTCCTGATGATCGGTTTTGAAATGCTTCCGGATCTCGACTATCCTACCATCTCAGTTGTGACATATTATCCGGGAGCTTCATCCCAAGATGTCGAAGAGGTTATAACAAAGCTTCTCGAAACTTCCATTGCCGGTGTTAAAAATATTAAAAATCTCAAGTCCGAAAGCATGGAGAACATTTCTCTCATTCTTGTTGAATTTGTCTGGGGCACAAATCTTGATTTTGCTGCACAAGATCTTCGAGATGCGATCGATATGAACCTTGATTATCTTCCGGAAGATGCAAATCGTCCAATGGTTGTTAAGTTCAATCTCTCTGAAATGCCGGTTTTATATTATGGTGTTACCGGTATGGAGAATACCTATCAGCTTAAGAAGATACTCGAAGATGAGGTCGAGCCTAAACTCAAGCATCTCAAGGGGGTTGCTTCCATTTCAATGATGGGTGGAGACGAACCGCAGAAGCAGGTCATTATCGACAAAGTCAAGCTGGAGCAGAATGGGATTTCCATCGATGATGTGGTTCAGATCATTGGCGCTCAAAATCTTAATATGAGTGCCGGTTATATCGACGAAGGTATCAATGAATATATGATTCGATCACTCGGTCAATTCACATCAACCGAGGAAATTGCAAACACCCCTATCGGGATGAGTAAAAGCGGCAAAGTCATCTATGTGAAGGATATAGCTCGAGTTGTAGATGGATTTGCAGAAGTACGATATAAAGTTCTCACGAACGGTAAACCTACCGTCATGCTCTGGATAAGTAAAGAGTCCGGTGCAAACACACTGAAGGTTTCTAAAATTATCAATGAAGAATTGGTTAAGATCAAGGAAACCCTTCCTGAAGACATCAAATTTGTGGAGATCTTTGATCAGGGTGATATCGTAGCAAGAATAACGTCAAAAACAGGAAATACTCTTATATTTGGTGGTCTCATTGCAATATTGATCATGTTCCTCTTTCTAAGAAACTGGCGTCCGACGCTTATCATTTCTCTTGCAATCCCCATCTCGGTAATCGTTACTTTTATTCCAATTTACCTGGCAAAATATTCACTGAACATCATGACACTTGGAGGTCTGGCGCTCGGGGTTGGTATGCTGGTAGATAACTCTATTGTTGTGATCGAGAACATCTATCGTCATCTTGAAAAAGGGAAGAAGCGTTTTGAAGCAGCGATTATCGGTGCTTCGCAGGTTGGTATGGCGATAACTGCATCAACGCTGACCACAATTGCTGTTTTTGCACCCATGATTTTTGCGGGAGGATTTACCGGTCAGCTTGTCCGCGGCATGGCACTCACTGTTGCATTCTCTCTCTTTGCATCATTATTCGTAGCCCTTACGATCGTTCCTATGCTTGCTTCTGTCATTTTTAAAAAGCGAGCGTCGGGCGAAGAATACATGCAGGCGACAGGTAAGATATTCATCAAGCTGCGTAATTTCTATGTTCGAGTTCTCAATTGGTCTCTGCATCATCGGGGGAAAATCATTTTAATTACGCTTGCTTTCTTTGTACTTGCAATTTTACTTATACCGTTTGTTGGAGCTGAATTCATGCCGAAATCCGATATGCCCATGCAGGTCATGACGGTAAAAGCTCCTGTGGGTACAAGTCTTGACCAGACAAGTGCTCTTGTGCATGACCTCGAAGCGATCATTGAAGAAATTCCTGAAGTCATCGATGTCATGTCTGCTACCGGCGCTATGACAGAAGGTATGGCAGCAGCCGACCCTACTAATCCTCAGGGATCCAACGAATCGCAGATATTTTTCAGGATCAGTTACAAAGAAGATCGCGACCGCAGTTCTGACGAAATAAAAGAAGCAATAAGGCAGAAATTTCCCCGCTACGAAGATGTAGATATCACATTCTCTGATATGTCCGGCGAGATGATGGGCGGTTCAGGTGATCCTATTTCGATCAAAATATTTGGGAAGGATCTCAATTATCTCCGAAAGATAAGTCTTCAGATTGAAGATAAAATTTCGTCAATTCCAGGTATCATCGATGTTAAAAATACCTACAAGCAAGCGAAGCCCGAACTTCACATTAAGATAAACAGAGATAAGGCATTTAGATACGGCCTGACAACGGCACAGATCGAATCTGCGATCAGAACCGCAACTTATGGAACGGTGGCAGGTATCTTTCGTGAAGCAGGAGATGAGATCGATATCTTCGTACGATATGATAAGGAAGACAGGAACAGTATCAAAAATCTTGAAGATATTACTTTAGTTTCACCGATGGGATTTTCGATCCCCCTTAAGCAAATAGCTTCATGGGATATTGGTGAAGGTCCTCTGACAATATCGCGCGAACATCAGACGAGGAAGGTTACAATAACCGCTGACCTGAAAGGAAAAGACCTTAGCGGAACAGTTCTGAAGATCAAAAAGGAACTCACGGATATTACAGATGACCTTCCGCTTGGATACTTCATCGAGTACGGTGGGGCGTATGAAGACATGAAAGAAAGCTTCCTTACCTTATTCCTTGCCCTTCTTCTCGCAGTCCTTCTTGTGTATGTTATTCTTGCATCACAATTCGAATCCTTCAAACAGCCGTTTGTGATCATGTTCACACTCCCATTGGCATATATTGGTGTTATCTATATACTTGTTGCCACCGGAACCACACTTAGCGCTATTACGTTCGTTGGCATTATCGTGCTTTCTGGTATTGTGGTGAACAACGGTATTGTGCTAATTGATCATATTAATCAGCTGAGAAAAGAGGGGCTCTCTCCCCAAAGATCGATCTTGCAGGCAGGTTCTGATAGGATGAGACCGGTTCTGATAACAGCTATAACAACGATCGGAGGCATGCTCCCAATGGCAATCAGTACAGGTCAGGGCTCAGAAATGCGCTCACCGATCGCAATTGCAGTTATTGGGGGTCTAATTACCGCAACTTTCTTTACCCTGCTGATTATCCCGACTATCTATTCATTGGTCGAGAGGATCTCATACAAGAAATACAATAAAGACACCAAATAA
- a CDS encoding efflux RND transporter periplasmic adaptor subunit — MNYKIVTLALILIVISFTACSQKAKVEEEIISTGKNIVQVEKVKIKDIEEVVTYSGTLEAEKAALVGPELSMKINKIFVQEGDNVHKGQVLAIMDSTQLRQAEAQFEVAKKNYERMKSLKNTGSVDKQTFDQIESEYKTAESAYNFIKNNTQIKAPFDGIVTLRTKHEGESFSPMLPSAYGDPALFRIVTLDKLKMNVNISDVDINKIKKGQKAYIFVDSEPDQYFLGTVTFISPEADMMSGTFPCAINIDNRDHSLKPNQFALTDIVIKSSSKTLIIPKDALVDDNYVFVVSKSKASKQAITRGLSNETEVEILSGLSENDLVIISGAIGLPDGSEVIIRNQ; from the coding sequence ATGAACTATAAAATAGTAACTCTGGCACTTATACTGATCGTCATATCCTTTACTGCTTGTTCACAAAAAGCGAAAGTTGAGGAAGAGATCATATCAACAGGTAAAAATATTGTCCAAGTAGAAAAAGTTAAAATCAAAGATATCGAAGAGGTAGTGACCTATTCCGGAACATTGGAAGCAGAAAAAGCGGCACTCGTTGGTCCCGAACTTAGCATGAAGATCAATAAAATTTTTGTTCAAGAAGGTGATAACGTTCACAAGGGACAGGTGCTTGCGATCATGGACAGCACACAGCTCAGACAGGCAGAAGCACAGTTCGAGGTTGCAAAGAAAAATTATGAGCGAATGAAGTCCCTCAAAAATACCGGTTCTGTGGACAAACAAACTTTCGACCAGATCGAATCTGAATACAAGACAGCAGAATCGGCATATAATTTTATCAAGAATAACACACAAATCAAAGCACCTTTCGACGGAATCGTAACCCTTCGCACAAAACATGAGGGTGAATCCTTTTCTCCTATGCTCCCAAGCGCATATGGAGATCCTGCCCTGTTCCGCATCGTCACTCTTGATAAACTCAAAATGAATGTAAACATCTCGGACGTAGACATCAATAAGATCAAAAAAGGACAAAAGGCCTATATCTTTGTTGATAGTGAACCTGACCAATATTTCCTGGGTACGGTTACTTTCATCTCTCCTGAAGCAGATATGATGTCCGGAACCTTCCCCTGCGCGATCAATATTGACAACCGTGACCATTCACTCAAACCAAATCAATTTGCGCTTACAGATATTGTAATAAAAAGCTCATCTAAAACTCTGATCATTCCCAAAGATGCTCTTGTCGATGACAATTATGTTTTTGTGGTGAGTAAATCAAAAGCATCAAAACAGGCAATTACTCGAGGGTTGTCGAACGAAACCGAGGTTGAGATTTTATCAGGACTTAGTGAAAATGATCTTGTGATTATCAGCGGTGCGATCGGTCTGCCTGATGGTTCTGAAGTAATAATTAGAAACCAGTAA
- a CDS encoding TolC family protein: MSKKLIFRAFKFLILLLFLMGFHLSAITLNDAISTALKNNKSFNAEKYDYLNSKWNEKNALTNFFPKLDFNAMAFRIDDETYNEANTVYKLPVFDAFDVPTGDYVPISAGELSGGIYKTTYTTDITLQQPIFNGGKLFLGYTIARLSTKQALQSLASTQNDLEYNVADSYLNILNIQDMIKIANKSLASSRAQLKKIQDKFDVGMVTKSDVLQWEVKVENDKITLEQLKNSLSVLKTYWFNILGLQSLSDAAMPDRIDLTSYDNEISLLHSMSEVTKYDTLSYVLSIVKSENPDLKSLELTDRIAKTAHKLAISNFLPSFNLKYTRTFDQDDKLNFDGADTWNIAAVFSVPIFHFGTNITNLKKSSYEYKSTRLKLEDARQKILMAAENCVYDLITKAKKVMSGKLAYENAKENYSIVNDLFDQGMVTNTELMDSEIMLYSIELGLQTSYYDFVRAKYALEKYTNK; encoded by the coding sequence ATGAGTAAAAAACTCATTTTCAGGGCTTTCAAGTTTTTGATCCTTCTGCTGTTCTTGATGGGCTTCCATCTTTCTGCCATAACTCTTAATGATGCGATCTCAACTGCTCTCAAGAACAACAAGAGTTTTAATGCTGAAAAATATGATTATCTAAATTCAAAGTGGAATGAAAAAAATGCTCTTACGAATTTCTTCCCGAAACTTGATTTCAATGCAATGGCTTTTAGGATAGACGATGAAACCTACAACGAAGCGAACACAGTTTATAAATTACCGGTTTTCGATGCATTCGATGTGCCGACTGGTGACTATGTTCCGATATCTGCCGGTGAATTGAGCGGCGGAATTTACAAAACAACATACACGACCGATATTACGCTGCAACAGCCAATATTCAATGGCGGGAAACTCTTTCTCGGTTATACGATCGCAAGATTGAGCACAAAGCAGGCACTACAAAGCCTTGCAAGCACACAGAACGATCTCGAGTACAATGTTGCAGATTCATATCTTAATATTCTTAATATCCAAGATATGATCAAGATCGCAAATAAAAGCCTGGCATCCAGCAGAGCTCAGTTGAAAAAAATTCAGGATAAATTCGATGTGGGAATGGTTACAAAATCCGATGTGCTTCAGTGGGAAGTAAAGGTCGAAAATGACAAGATCACACTTGAGCAGTTGAAGAATAGTTTATCTGTTCTGAAAACATACTGGTTCAACATTCTCGGCTTGCAGTCTCTGTCTGATGCTGCTATGCCTGACCGCATTGACCTTACATCCTATGATAATGAGATTTCACTATTGCACTCTATGTCTGAGGTTACTAAATATGATACGCTGAGTTATGTGCTTTCCATTGTCAAATCTGAAAATCCTGATCTAAAAAGCCTGGAACTTACAGATCGAATTGCCAAGACTGCGCACAAACTGGCTATCAGCAACTTTCTTCCTTCTTTCAATCTAAAGTACACCCGTACATTTGACCAGGATGACAAACTCAATTTTGATGGTGCTGATACATGGAACATAGCTGCTGTATTTTCAGTTCCAATTTTCCATTTTGGTACAAACATTACCAATCTTAAAAAAAGCAGCTATGAGTATAAAAGCACAAGACTCAAGCTGGAAGATGCACGTCAGAAAATTCTCATGGCAGCTGAAAACTGCGTGTACGACCTGATCACAAAAGCAAAAAAAGTGATGAGCGGGAAGTTGGCATATGAGAATGCAAAAGAAAATTATAGTATCGTAAATGACCTTTTTGACCAGGGAATGGTCACCAATACAGAATTAATGGATTCAGAGATAATGCTTTACAGCATAGAACTGGGCTTGCAAACGTCTTACTATGATTTTGTGCGAGCAAAGTATGCCTTGGAAAAATATACAAACAAATAA
- a CDS encoding class II fructose-1,6-bisphosphate aldolase has product MVHFKELGFQNTRDMFKKAMDGKYAIPAYNFNNMEQLQAIITACVNTASPVILQVSKGARNYANETLLRYMGQGAIAMMKQMGKAVPVAMHLDHGDTFELCVSCIEYGFSSVMIDGSSLPYEENIELTKKVVDYAHKHDVTVEGELGVLAGIEDDVSAEVSHYTDPDDVEDFVNRTGVDSLAISIGTSHGAYKFKVAPGEKIPPLRFDILEEIEHRIPGFPIVLHGSSSVMPRYIEIINKYGGDMHGATGVPEDQLRKATKSAVCKINIDSDGRLAMTAIIREFLAKNPSAFDPRKYLGPARTELIAMYEHKNKNVLGSAGKA; this is encoded by the coding sequence ATGGTACATTTTAAGGAATTAGGATTTCAAAATACGCGTGACATGTTTAAAAAGGCGATGGATGGCAAATATGCCATCCCCGCCTATAATTTTAACAACATGGAGCAGCTTCAGGCAATTATTACTGCTTGCGTTAATACAGCTTCTCCGGTTATCTTACAGGTTTCCAAGGGTGCTCGTAATTATGCAAACGAAACCCTCCTTCGATATATGGGACAGGGTGCTATTGCAATGATGAAGCAGATGGGAAAAGCAGTTCCCGTTGCAATGCATCTTGACCATGGAGATACTTTTGAACTGTGTGTAAGTTGTATTGAATATGGATTTTCATCCGTTATGATCGACGGATCTTCATTGCCGTACGAGGAAAATATCGAGCTGACAAAAAAAGTGGTTGATTATGCTCATAAGCATGACGTCACCGTAGAAGGTGAATTGGGTGTTCTCGCAGGAATCGAGGATGATGTTTCTGCTGAAGTGTCACACTACACCGATCCAGACGATGTTGAAGATTTTGTGAATAGAACAGGTGTTGATTCGCTTGCAATATCAATCGGCACCTCGCACGGCGCGTACAAATTCAAAGTAGCACCAGGAGAGAAAATTCCACCACTCCGTTTTGATATACTCGAAGAGATTGAACACAGAATTCCCGGATTCCCGATTGTGCTTCATGGTTCATCATCCGTTATGCCAAGATATATTGAGATAATTAATAAGTATGGCGGAGATATGCACGGTGCAACAGGTGTGCCGGAAGATCAACTTAGAAAAGCAACAAAATCTGCTGTTTGTAAGATCAATATCGACTCTGACGGAAGACTTGCTATGACTGCTATCATACGAGAATTTCTCGCAAAAAATCCATCCGCTTTTGACCCGAGAAAGTATCTTGGACCGGCTCGCACAGAACTGATTGCAATGTATGAACACAAGAATAAAAATGTCCTTGGTTCCGCAGGAAAGGCATGA